One window from the genome of Gloeocapsopsis sp. IPPAS B-1203 encodes:
- the glgX gene encoding glycogen debranching protein GlgX, which yields MTLTIDAPKITYQIEKGSPHPLGAIPDNNGVNFSIFSEHATSVELLLFDEHDDPAPIQIIELDPNVNKTFHFWHIYVKGLPSGMHYAYRIDGSPDRSAGHRFDKDKVLIDPYAKGNNKTLWKRGNACVPGDNLATSMRSVVIDTSDYDWEGDRPLNRPMSETIIYEMHVGGFTKSPSSGVQYPGTFTGIIEKIPYLQDLGVTAVELMPVFEFDDTEVREVNGKLLKNYWGYSTMGYFAPHTGYCVNPEEGQHVQEFRDMVKALHKAGIEVILDVVFNHTDEGNHQGPIFCFKGIDNSIYYYLVPGDKQYYYDYTGCGNTFNCNHPIPEKLILESLEYWVQELHVDGFRFDEGSVLSRGQDGTPLQYPPVIWNIELSEVLADTKIIAEAWDAAGLYQIGYFPGYRWAEWNGRYRDDLRRFVKGDPGIIGAVATRMTGSADLYQSHGHLPINSVNFMTAHDGFTLNDLVSYNNKHNEANGEGNQDGINENLSWNCGFEGETSDRWVEDLRDRQIKNFATILLLSQGVPMIVMGDEVRRTQKGNNNAYCQDNEISWFDWNLVTQNSDMFRFWKLMVHFRKRHSILHRGRYSTGAVNERGLAEISWHGCRLYSPGWNDTNARVLAFTLGGFNGEADIHVMCNMYWEELDFDIPPVEGRQWYRVVDTAQASPLDIADLGNETLITGNTYSVQNRSVVVLISQ from the coding sequence ATGACTTTAACAATAGATGCACCGAAGATAACATATCAAATAGAAAAGGGAAGCCCTCATCCTTTAGGGGCAATTCCAGATAATAATGGAGTCAATTTTTCAATTTTTTCAGAACATGCTACCTCAGTTGAATTATTGTTGTTTGATGAGCATGACGATCCAGCACCAATACAAATTATTGAATTAGATCCAAACGTAAATAAAACATTCCACTTCTGGCACATTTACGTTAAAGGATTGCCCTCAGGAATGCATTATGCCTATCGGATAGATGGTTCTCCCGATCGCAGTGCAGGTCATCGCTTCGACAAAGACAAAGTTCTGATTGACCCATACGCCAAAGGAAACAACAAAACGCTTTGGAAACGGGGTAATGCTTGCGTACCTGGTGATAATCTTGCAACCTCGATGCGTAGCGTAGTTATCGATACCTCAGATTATGACTGGGAAGGCGATCGCCCGCTGAATCGTCCAATGAGTGAAACAATTATCTACGAGATGCACGTTGGCGGGTTCACCAAGTCACCCTCTTCTGGTGTCCAGTATCCAGGAACTTTCACTGGAATTATTGAGAAGATTCCTTATCTCCAAGACTTGGGAGTCACAGCGGTGGAACTGATGCCTGTATTTGAGTTCGACGATACGGAAGTGCGAGAGGTTAACGGTAAGCTGCTCAAGAACTACTGGGGCTATAGTACTATGGGCTACTTCGCTCCGCATACAGGTTATTGTGTCAACCCAGAAGAAGGACAGCACGTCCAAGAGTTTCGTGACATGGTTAAAGCTTTGCATAAAGCTGGAATCGAAGTCATCTTGGATGTCGTGTTTAACCACACTGATGAAGGCAACCATCAGGGACCCATCTTCTGCTTCAAAGGCATCGACAATAGCATTTACTACTATTTGGTTCCTGGAGATAAGCAGTATTATTACGACTACACAGGTTGCGGCAATACGTTTAACTGCAACCATCCGATTCCTGAAAAGCTGATTCTTGAGTCTTTAGAATACTGGGTGCAAGAATTACACGTTGACGGTTTCCGATTTGATGAAGGTTCCGTCTTATCACGCGGTCAAGATGGAACACCGCTGCAATATCCACCCGTAATTTGGAATATCGAATTATCAGAAGTTTTGGCTGATACGAAAATCATTGCCGAGGCGTGGGATGCAGCTGGATTGTATCAAATCGGCTATTTTCCTGGTTATCGGTGGGCGGAGTGGAACGGACGCTATCGCGATGATCTTCGGCGCTTTGTCAAAGGCGATCCTGGAATCATCGGTGCTGTTGCTACGCGAATGACTGGTAGCGCTGACCTCTATCAAAGTCACGGTCACTTGCCAATTAATAGTGTTAATTTCATGACCGCCCATGATGGTTTCACGCTAAATGATTTAGTTTCATACAACAACAAACACAACGAAGCAAATGGCGAAGGCAATCAGGATGGCATCAACGAAAATTTAAGCTGGAATTGCGGTTTTGAGGGCGAAACAAGCGATCGCTGGGTGGAAGATCTGCGCGATCGCCAAATCAAGAACTTCGCCACGATTCTTCTCCTTTCCCAAGGCGTACCGATGATTGTGATGGGAGATGAAGTACGACGCACTCAAAAAGGCAACAATAATGCCTACTGCCAAGATAACGAGATTAGCTGGTTCGATTGGAACTTAGTTACTCAAAACAGCGATATGTTCCGCTTCTGGAAATTGATGGTTCACTTCCGCAAACGCCATTCGATTCTACATCGCGGGCGTTACTCTACAGGTGCAGTGAATGAGCGTGGTTTAGCAGAAATTTCCTGGCACGGCTGTCGATTATACAGTCCTGGTTGGAATGACACTAACGCGCGTGTTTTAGCGTTTACGTTGGGAGGATTCAACGGCGAAGCTGATATTCACGTCATGTGCAATATGTACTGGGAAGAACTTGATTTTGATATCCCACCTGTAGAAGGCAGACAGTGGTATCGAGTTGTAGACACCGCACAAGCTTCTCCTTTAGACATTGCAGACTTGGGTAACGAAACTTTGATTACAGGTAACACCTACTCAGTTCAAAATCGCAGCGTTGTTGTGCTGATTTCTCAATAG
- a CDS encoding type 1 glutamine amidotransferase domain-containing protein yields MKKILFALSEWGYWGEELIGPLEACDLAGYDITFLTPNGKKPTPLSVSCAPGYIDPPLGRSVTSEEMAEKTRKVHESERLDNPKSLADWFPQRAYPSSATYLRDMEAYYKEIDKIITEELTEYDALVIVGGSGAMVDLANNQRLHDLILGFYKLQKPIAAECYGVACLAFARDFREKKSLIWGKHVTGHPIDYDYLDGTGFEGHHAIDGTNKGFGDGYINFGPPFYPLEFILRDAVGSDGAFIGNVGHQTSVLVDFPFITSRSTASSCECGRILVQVLETGLTRYGW; encoded by the coding sequence GTGAAAAAGATTTTATTTGCTTTATCAGAGTGGGGATATTGGGGCGAAGAACTGATTGGTCCCTTAGAAGCATGTGATTTAGCAGGATACGATATTACGTTCTTGACCCCAAACGGAAAGAAACCAACTCCATTATCAGTCAGTTGCGCACCAGGCTACATCGATCCGCCTTTGGGACGGTCGGTTACGTCAGAAGAAATGGCTGAAAAAACACGCAAAGTGCACGAGTCGGAGCGACTGGATAATCCTAAGAGTCTTGCTGACTGGTTTCCTCAGCGAGCCTACCCCAGTTCTGCGACCTACCTCAGAGACATGGAAGCTTATTACAAGGAAATCGACAAGATTATCACCGAGGAATTAACTGAATACGATGCTCTCGTGATTGTCGGTGGCAGCGGGGCAATGGTCGATTTAGCTAATAACCAGAGATTGCATGACCTTATCTTAGGTTTTTACAAGTTACAAAAACCAATTGCTGCTGAATGCTATGGTGTTGCCTGCTTAGCATTTGCACGAGACTTTAGAGAGAAAAAGAGCTTAATTTGGGGTAAGCACGTCACTGGGCATCCGATTGATTATGACTATCTAGATGGTACGGGATTTGAAGGTCATCATGCAATTGATGGTACTAACAAAGGATTTGGAGATGGGTATATCAACTTTGGTCCTCCCTTCTATCCGCTAGAATTCATTCTCCGCGATGCTGTTGGCTCAGATGGTGCTTTTATCGGCAATGTAGGGCATCAAACATCCGTTCTTGTTGATTTTCCTTTCATTACCAGTCGCTCAACTGCTTCCTCTTGTGAGTGTGGTCGGATATTAGTGCAAGTGCTGGAAACAGGACTGACTCGTTACGGGTGGTAG
- a CDS encoding ankyrin repeat domain-containing protein produces MSQEETQQVAEKWFKALDQADYATAMSCLADDIEWINLQPVKGVSDIIPWIGTSYGVAEVTKSFQTRDRIAQVKVFKPVDLIVQGDQAFGTVHDITTVTATGLTFDITFATWMQIRDGKIVKWKSYCDPSPIIAAFRGDMRSRLIEAVENDDLETVTSLLQQGADPNTRNPENGLTVLMTAACHANVATVKLLLNASADVFTTDSKTGATALHKACQGGSVEVAQLLLDAGAFIDAVTPTMGHTPIMDALWYKWPELVRLLVERGANLYLSTHYGFTLEDHLNFELNVNQGEEKQKFIVIQEIIDAGRKAARESIDSQKVMAATNQGDLETVKQLIENQADVNTVYPHMNSFLDGHTPLLVAARDGHIEIVRELLKAGAKVRVEDWVFKGAPIHKATYNGNPEILKMLVEHPDIDLDVQGPINGYTPLHDALWHGYSECAEILINAGAKLELIGHDGKTPLNIAVDVFGSDGEIPQLIHSKLADTNIAVSNFFC; encoded by the coding sequence ATGAGTCAGGAAGAGACACAGCAAGTCGCCGAGAAGTGGTTTAAGGCACTCGATCAAGCTGATTATGCAACCGCAATGAGTTGTTTGGCAGACGATATCGAATGGATCAATCTTCAACCCGTCAAAGGTGTTAGCGATATCATTCCCTGGATTGGTACGTCCTACGGAGTTGCAGAGGTAACGAAATCATTTCAAACACGCGATCGCATTGCTCAAGTCAAGGTTTTCAAACCCGTCGATCTCATTGTGCAAGGAGATCAGGCATTTGGCACAGTGCATGACATTACAACCGTTACAGCAACGGGACTCACCTTTGATATCACTTTTGCCACCTGGATGCAGATTCGCGATGGCAAGATTGTCAAATGGAAATCTTACTGCGACCCATCACCGATTATTGCAGCATTTCGGGGAGATATGCGATCGCGTTTAATTGAAGCTGTCGAAAATGACGATCTAGAGACAGTGACAAGTCTTTTGCAACAGGGTGCCGATCCTAATACGCGCAATCCAGAAAATGGTTTAACTGTATTAATGACCGCAGCTTGTCATGCCAATGTTGCAACGGTGAAATTGTTGCTCAATGCTAGCGCTGATGTTTTCACGACAGACAGCAAAACTGGAGCAACTGCCTTACATAAAGCTTGCCAAGGCGGTAGTGTAGAAGTTGCTCAGTTACTACTAGATGCTGGGGCATTTATTGATGCTGTAACGCCGACAATGGGGCATACCCCAATTATGGATGCTCTGTGGTACAAGTGGCCAGAATTGGTAAGGTTACTTGTTGAACGAGGAGCAAACCTCTATTTGAGTACCCACTATGGCTTTACCTTAGAAGATCACCTCAACTTTGAACTTAACGTCAATCAAGGCGAAGAGAAGCAGAAGTTTATCGTCATTCAAGAAATCATTGATGCGGGTAGAAAAGCTGCACGCGAAAGCATTGACTCTCAGAAAGTGATGGCAGCAACTAATCAAGGAGATCTAGAGACAGTTAAGCAGTTAATCGAGAATCAAGCTGATGTTAATACCGTCTACCCTCATATGAATTCTTTCCTAGATGGACACACCCCCCTATTAGTTGCTGCACGCGACGGACATATAGAAATTGTCAGAGAACTTCTCAAAGCAGGCGCTAAAGTCAGAGTTGAAGATTGGGTGTTTAAGGGTGCTCCCATCCACAAAGCAACTTACAACGGCAATCCTGAGATTCTAAAAATGCTTGTTGAACATCCTGACATCGATCTTGACGTTCAGGGACCCATCAATGGTTATACCCCACTTCATGATGCCCTATGGCATGGGTATAGCGAATGTGCTGAAATTCTGATCAACGCTGGAGCCAAATTAGAACTCATAGGACACGACGGTAAAACACCATTAAATATCGCCGTTGATGTATTTGGTAGTGATGGTGAAATTCCCCAATTGATTCATTCAAAATTGGCAGACACTAATATAGCGGTTAGCAATTTCTTCTGTTAG
- a CDS encoding VOC family protein produces the protein MIHQSEVIAAVKNLVVSIAVFNLEETAKWYKEQLGFEEVVRREFPEFDTRILLIEADDVRIELIEEKN, from the coding sequence ATGATACATCAAAGTGAAGTTATAGCTGCTGTAAAGAATCTTGTCGTTTCTATTGCAGTGTTTAATTTAGAAGAAACCGCAAAGTGGTATAAAGAGCAATTAGGTTTTGAGGAAGTCGTCAGAAGAGAGTTTCCAGAATTTGACACTCGGATTTTATTAATAGAGGCAGATGACGTCAGAATCGAGTTAATCGAAGAAAAGAATTAG
- a CDS encoding EthD family reductase: MIHQLIFAHPKPGMSEKEFQNYWINVHAVKYASRIPQIKRYLIDSRIPFGSEPQDPLFSGVAEIWLENEEEQLASLQSKEFLQGARLDEPNWAAFWRTVVLDTNTHVLMAGEPLKKDSTMIKIFALVKRKAGMPLEEFRKYSLEIHGPKDLKLPGLRRYIQCHVRDSFYTVGESILDCVSQLWFDDIQAIEKMLESDENKESAADLANFVELKYAHSFITDEHWIIGPESR; encoded by the coding sequence ATGATCCATCAACTTATATTTGCCCACCCTAAGCCAGGCATGAGTGAAAAGGAATTTCAGAACTACTGGATTAATGTTCATGCCGTTAAGTATGCTAGCCGAATTCCTCAGATTAAGCGTTACCTAATTGATTCTCGAATTCCATTTGGTTCAGAGCCACAAGACCCGCTTTTTAGTGGTGTCGCTGAAATATGGTTAGAAAATGAAGAAGAGCAGTTAGCTTCACTGCAATCTAAAGAGTTCTTGCAAGGCGCCCGTCTCGACGAACCTAACTGGGCTGCATTCTGGCGCACTGTAGTGTTAGATACAAACACTCACGTCTTGATGGCAGGAGAACCACTTAAAAAGGACTCTACCATGATCAAGATATTCGCTCTGGTTAAGCGTAAAGCTGGAATGCCGTTAGAAGAATTTCGGAAGTACAGCTTAGAAATTCATGGACCTAAAGACCTCAAGCTGCCTGGTTTACGGCGTTATATTCAATGTCACGTACGCGACTCATTCTATACCGTTGGTGAATCAATTTTAGATTGTGTTTCGCAGTTGTGGTTCGACGACATCCAAGCTATTGAAAAAATGCTGGAGTCAGATGAAAACAAAGAATCTGCTGCCGATTTAGCAAACTTTGTTGAACTCAAATATGCTCACAGCTTCATTACAGATGAGCACTGGATTATTGGACCAGAATCCCGCTAG
- a CDS encoding nuclear transport factor 2 family protein, with the protein MRDLNARHFYALDGLSSLIPGDPGTNWAATFTPDGTFSIVRANGDVVIKATGTQELLRAYKTFPDVQTTRHWINDLIVEPNTQGAKGGCYIIAMNIKNDPATVIRTGVYRDQIVKMGRNWKFKSRTLILDANSPAG; encoded by the coding sequence ATTCGAGATCTCAACGCCCGTCATTTTTATGCCCTCGATGGACTCAGTAGCCTTATTCCTGGCGATCCTGGTACTAATTGGGCAGCGACATTCACACCCGATGGCACATTTTCTATTGTCAGAGCCAATGGAGACGTTGTTATTAAAGCGACAGGAACTCAAGAATTACTTCGTGCTTACAAAACTTTTCCAGATGTGCAAACGACTCGGCACTGGATCAATGACCTGATCGTAGAGCCGAATACTCAAGGTGCTAAAGGGGGGTGCTACATCATTGCCATGAATATCAAGAATGACCCCGCTACTGTTATTAGAACCGGAGTTTACAGGGATCAAATCGTAAAAATGGGTAGAAATTGGAAATTTAAAAGCCGGACTCTCATCCTTGATGCAAATAGCCCAGCAGGTTGA
- a CDS encoding GMC oxidoreductase: MSETQIMTDIKAIVIGSGFGGAVAALRLGQAGIETVVLERGRRWTIEDPTKNATFATFRNPDGRAEWLNTVTKTPGYEGIPIEKYTGVLEVLERGNYKFLVGCGVGGGSLAYGGILIQPPQKLFEQVFPGSISYEEMDAIYFPRVHSVIGSAPIPDDVLESEYYLGLKVLEQHALKSGLPYVESTNGLTNGITRFPMGVDWDIVREEIAGKRVPSVIAAEFWFGNNSGGKKTLDQNYLKSAEETGAVEIRTHHLVTKVAEKLEGGYAVAVNIIDDSGEIIDQQTLTCQYLFMAAGVMGTCELLIKAKAKGDLPRINHYLGEGFGNDGDTYAFRTNLSETTNPHLGGPGAIAVLNYENPILPCVMMRAPLPRFEQDFPQKNVIGSFVFAMTPDRGNFSYDSASDTVQLNFASDPKAKEAAKYLAELLSDKNGGEVPPIASQTTGHQLGGACMGQVCDDCGRVVGHPNLYVVDGALIPGSSTCVNPALTIAAIAERSLERILAEDIKHSYL, from the coding sequence ATGAGCGAGACACAAATCATGACTGATATTAAAGCAATTGTAATTGGCAGTGGCTTTGGTGGGGCTGTAGCTGCATTGCGTTTAGGGCAGGCTGGAATTGAAACAGTAGTACTAGAAAGAGGGCGTCGCTGGACGATTGAAGACCCGACTAAGAATGCGACTTTTGCAACATTTAGAAATCCAGATGGGCGGGCAGAGTGGTTAAATACAGTTACAAAAACCCCAGGTTATGAAGGTATTCCGATTGAAAAATATACAGGAGTGCTCGAAGTACTGGAAAGAGGAAACTACAAGTTTCTCGTAGGTTGTGGTGTAGGTGGTGGTTCTTTAGCCTATGGAGGCATTCTGATTCAGCCACCGCAAAAGCTATTTGAGCAGGTATTTCCTGGCTCGATTAGTTATGAAGAGATGGATGCCATTTATTTTCCGCGAGTACACTCTGTTATTGGTAGTGCACCTATTCCAGATGACGTTCTAGAAAGTGAATATTACCTGGGACTAAAGGTGTTAGAACAACATGCACTCAAGTCAGGATTGCCTTATGTTGAATCAACTAATGGCTTAACTAATGGCATTACTCGATTTCCTATGGGAGTGGATTGGGACATTGTCCGCGAGGAAATTGCAGGAAAAAGGGTTCCCTCGGTAATTGCCGCTGAATTCTGGTTTGGTAACAACAGCGGTGGTAAGAAAACTCTGGATCAAAACTACCTGAAGTCAGCTGAGGAAACAGGTGCAGTTGAAATCCGCACGCATCATCTTGTAACCAAAGTGGCTGAAAAACTCGAAGGTGGGTATGCAGTTGCGGTAAACATTATTGATGATTCGGGTGAAATCATTGACCAGCAAACATTAACTTGCCAGTACCTGTTTATGGCTGCTGGCGTGATGGGAACTTGCGAACTTTTGATTAAAGCTAAAGCCAAGGGCGATTTACCAAGAATCAATCATTATCTAGGTGAGGGATTTGGTAACGATGGCGATACCTATGCCTTCCGCACTAATCTCTCAGAAACAACCAATCCGCATTTAGGTGGTCCAGGCGCGATCGCGGTTCTCAATTATGAAAATCCGATCTTGCCCTGTGTGATGATGCGCGCGCCATTACCAAGATTTGAACAGGATTTTCCCCAAAAGAATGTCATTGGTAGCTTTGTGTTTGCGATGACTCCTGATCGCGGCAACTTTAGCTACGACTCTGCTTCGGATACAGTTCAATTAAATTTCGCCAGCGACCCCAAAGCGAAAGAAGCTGCGAAGTACTTAGCCGAACTACTGAGCGACAAAAACGGTGGCGAAGTGCCTCCGATCGCCTCTCAAACGACTGGTCATCAATTGGGGGGGGCTTGTATGGGTCAAGTTTGCGATGATTGCGGGCGCGTAGTAGGACATCCAAACCTATATGTAGTCGATGGTGCATTAATTCCAGGGTCGAGTACTTGTGTCAATCCGGCGTTGACAATCGCCGCGATCGCCGAACGTTCCCTGGAGCGGATTTTAGCTGAAGACATTAAACATTCATATTTGTAA
- a CDS encoding DJ-1/PfpI family protein encodes MNLKGKKIGILLESDFYEHEIWYYHYRFPEEGAELHFLTRLWGQPSLTFKGHEYHAPFECNESFEDMSDEELKSYAAIIVPSAIVSDRLRYTDDIHKLPPATEFLKRAFAEKNIIKGIICHGMWLVSPVPDLVRGRPVTCHNNLHGDVINMGAIYTDYDVVVDEDLVTGRTGAHCHLFAKKIIEMLAA; translated from the coding sequence ATGAACCTTAAAGGTAAAAAAATCGGCATCTTACTAGAAAGCGACTTTTACGAACACGAGATTTGGTACTACCATTATCGCTTTCCCGAAGAAGGTGCAGAACTCCACTTTTTAACTCGCTTATGGGGTCAACCTTCTCTCACTTTTAAAGGACATGAATATCATGCACCCTTTGAATGTAATGAAAGCTTTGAAGATATGAGCGATGAAGAACTTAAAAGCTATGCAGCGATCATTGTGCCATCCGCTATTGTCTCCGATCGCCTCAGATATACAGATGATATTCATAAACTCCCACCAGCAACCGAGTTTCTCAAGCGAGCATTTGCTGAAAAAAATATCATCAAAGGAATTATTTGTCATGGAATGTGGCTAGTTTCTCCTGTACCAGACTTAGTGCGAGGTCGTCCCGTTACTTGTCACAATAACTTGCACGGCGATGTTATCAATATGGGCGCTATTTACACTGATTACGATGTCGTTGTCGATGAAGATTTGGTTACAGGACGTACAGGCGCTCACTGTCATCTGTTTGCCAAAAAGATTATAGAAATGCTCGCAGCATAA
- a CDS encoding thiamine pyrophosphate-dependent enzyme produces MGIPGAIGAKIANPDKIVIGFTGDGGAMYTIQALWTAARHNVDAKFVVCNNRSYRILQLNIQAYWQEQGISEHDFPLSFDLSKPAIRFDEIARSLSVEAVRVEKPDEIAPAIKQALSHKGPFLIDLVLEGNVHPEMIGVRCGQ; encoded by the coding sequence GTGGGCATACCAGGAGCGATTGGTGCCAAAATTGCCAACCCTGACAAGATAGTAATTGGCTTTACAGGTGACGGTGGAGCGATGTACACCATTCAAGCACTTTGGACAGCGGCTCGCCACAATGTAGATGCTAAGTTTGTTGTCTGCAATAACAGATCTTACCGCATATTGCAGTTGAATATCCAAGCTTACTGGCAAGAGCAGGGTATTTCAGAGCATGATTTTCCGCTGAGTTTTGATTTGTCTAAACCTGCTATCCGCTTTGATGAAATAGCGCGATCGCTGAGTGTTGAAGCTGTCCGAGTTGAAAAACCAGACGAGATTGCTCCGGCTATCAAGCAAGCTTTGTCACATAAGGGACCATTTCTCATTGACCTGGTTTTAGAAGGTAATGTGCATCCAGAGATGATTGGGGTTAGGTGTGGACAGTAG
- a CDS encoding thiamine pyrophosphate-binding protein, which yields MKTLKELQTMHKAEFMTRKTGCFAILEQFLADGIRYIFGNPGTVEQGFLDALRAYPDLKYILTLQETVAVMAADGYARATQKPTVVQIHSSPGLGNAIGALYQAKRGHSPLVVIGGDAGIKYQAMDAQMAADLVAFAEPVTKWSTMVMEPSSLLRVLRRAIKIAATPPMGPVYVCLPQDILDAPVVEEVKPTSFPSTKVVPDEDLLKAGATMLAAAQKPMIFVGDGVAFSGAQDELTRVAELLGAEVWEADAGELNMSHVHPLYQGATGHMFGAQSLPIVSKGDVNLVCGTYLLPEVFPELGDIFASEAKVMHIDLNAYEIAKNHPVDIGMVSDPKLTLAKLATNLEAIMTAEQKAEAKARTAEIATAKAAKRESELERDRHLQDAVPLYLSRFMAELATQLPEDAIIFDEALTNSPAVTRYRPTLNQGTTS from the coding sequence ATGAAAACGCTGAAAGAGCTACAGACCATGCACAAGGCAGAATTTATGACACGCAAAACTGGATGCTTTGCCATTTTAGAGCAATTTCTGGCAGATGGTATTCGTTACATTTTTGGCAACCCTGGTACTGTCGAGCAAGGTTTTCTAGATGCTCTGCGGGCATACCCAGATTTGAAGTATATCTTGACATTGCAAGAAACAGTTGCAGTAATGGCAGCCGATGGTTACGCGCGGGCAACCCAGAAACCTACTGTAGTTCAGATCCACAGTAGTCCTGGATTAGGGAATGCGATCGGAGCACTTTACCAAGCAAAGCGGGGTCACTCACCACTAGTGGTTATCGGTGGAGATGCTGGAATTAAGTATCAGGCAATGGATGCTCAAATGGCAGCTGACTTAGTAGCTTTCGCTGAACCAGTGACCAAATGGTCAACGATGGTGATGGAACCATCCTCGCTTCTGCGCGTGCTGCGACGAGCGATCAAGATTGCTGCGACTCCTCCTATGGGACCTGTGTATGTTTGCTTACCGCAAGATATTTTAGATGCGCCTGTGGTTGAAGAAGTAAAACCAACTTCGTTCCCTTCTACCAAAGTAGTGCCCGACGAGGATTTACTCAAGGCTGGAGCGACGATGTTGGCAGCGGCTCAAAAGCCGATGATATTTGTGGGCGATGGAGTGGCGTTTTCTGGCGCACAAGATGAACTAACTCGCGTTGCTGAACTCTTAGGTGCAGAAGTGTGGGAAGCCGATGCAGGGGAATTGAATATGAGCCATGTCCATCCTTTGTATCAAGGTGCAACAGGGCATATGTTTGGCGCTCAAAGCTTACCTATTGTATCTAAGGGAGATGTCAACTTAGTTTGTGGAACTTACCTTTTACCAGAGGTCTTTCCTGAACTAGGTGATATCTTCGCTTCTGAGGCTAAGGTGATGCACATTGATCTCAATGCCTACGAGATTGCTAAAAATCACCCTGTTGATATCGGGATGGTCAGCGATCCGAAACTGACACTTGCGAAGTTGGCAACCAACCTAGAAGCAATAATGACAGCAGAACAGAAAGCAGAGGCTAAAGCTCGAACTGCTGAAATTGCTACAGCGAAAGCAGCTAAACGCGAAAGTGAGTTAGAACGCGATCGCCACCTTCAGGATGCGGTACCTCTATATTTGTCTCGTTTTATGGCAGAACTGGCAACGCAACTACCAGAGGATGCAATTATCTTCGATGAAGCTTTAACCAATTCACCTGCGGTGACGCGCTATCGACCAACACTAAACCAGGGCACTACTTCCTGA